The proteins below are encoded in one region of Chitinophagales bacterium:
- a CDS encoding ABC transporter permease: MAAKTGESYWDIVKRQFRKNKMAVLSLRVLYVLLFIGLMADFIANEKPLVCKYKGNTYFPIFRQYLVDLGVGAWPKDLQNADWLNMQYDFAVHPPIPYLPTTVDLTNGDYASPGGEQEVASWRWRHHLGTDQIGRDVLSGLIHGTRIAMLVGVVSMVIATVIGILLGAIAGYFGDSRLQVSRVRLLLNILFIFFAWFYAFSVRGYVMEQALAEGFGTFTLQFLWSLVLFCFIMVIPNILAIPLKKIPFLSAKVVVPVDIIISRAIEIIISIPTLLLILSITAIVKKPSIILIMVIIGLTGWTGIAKYIRAELLRVRSLEYIEAAQALGFSEWRIILKHAIPNALTPVLIAIAFGVAGAILVESSLSFLGIGVQAEVITWGKLLSSARENSAAWWLAVFPGLAIFVTVTIFNLLGEGLTDAMDPRLKQ; encoded by the coding sequence ATGGCTGCGAAAACTGGCGAAAGTTATTGGGATATTGTAAAGCGGCAGTTCCGAAAAAATAAAATGGCGGTGCTATCGCTGCGAGTGCTGTATGTATTGCTTTTTATTGGGTTGATGGCAGATTTTATTGCCAACGAAAAACCACTTGTTTGTAAATACAAAGGCAATACCTACTTCCCTATTTTTAGGCAGTATTTAGTAGATTTAGGCGTAGGTGCTTGGCCTAAAGATTTACAAAATGCCGATTGGCTCAACATGCAATATGATTTTGCCGTACACCCTCCAATTCCATATTTACCCACCACGGTAGATTTAACCAATGGCGACTATGCCAGCCCGGGTGGCGAACAAGAAGTAGCTTCGTGGCGCTGGAGGCACCATTTGGGAACCGACCAAATTGGCCGCGATGTACTTTCAGGACTTATTCACGGCACGCGCATTGCCATGCTTGTTGGCGTGGTAAGTATGGTTATAGCTACTGTTATTGGAATTTTGTTGGGAGCAATTGCCGGCTATTTTGGCGATAGTCGCTTACAGGTTTCAAGAGTTCGCTTACTGCTTAATATCCTCTTTATATTCTTTGCTTGGTTCTATGCATTTAGTGTACGTGGCTATGTAATGGAACAGGCTCTGGCAGAAGGTTTTGGTACATTTACCTTGCAGTTTTTGTGGTCGCTAGTGTTGTTTTGCTTTATTATGGTTATTCCCAACATATTGGCAATACCATTAAAGAAGATACCATTCCTTTCGGCTAAGGTGGTGGTTCCGGTAGATATAATTATTTCGCGTGCTATCGAAATTATCATTTCCATTCCAACCCTACTTTTAATTCTTTCCATTACGGCTATTGTAAAAAAACCTTCCATTATTCTTATTATGGTCATTATTGGTTTAACCGGATGGACAGGTATTGCCAAATACATTCGTGCCGAGCTTTTGCGCGTTCGCAGCTTAGAGTATATTGAAGCAGCACAAGCTCTCGGTTTCAGCGAATGGAGAATTATATTAAAACATGCTATTCCCAATGCACTCACTCCCGTGTTGATTGCAATTGCGTTTGGTGTGGCAGGTGCTATTCTGGTAGAAAGTTCTTTATCGTTTTTAGGAATTGGTGTGCAAGCTGAAGTAATTACTTGGGGAAAACTGCTAAGTAGTGCACGCGAAAACTCAGCCGCTTGGTGGTTGGCAGTGTTTCCAGGACTTGCTATTTTTGTTACCGTTACCATTTTCAATTTATTGGGCGAAGGCTTAACCGATGCTATGGATCCTCGCTTAAAACAATAA
- a CDS encoding NAD-dependent epimerase/dehydratase family protein: MTNETILITGACGQLGTELTEALCTIHKRVIATDLKDAVPALGNTEFRKLDVLHKPSLAEIIEKEHVTQVYHLAAILSATGEKQPELAWRINMKGLRNVLDTSAAFGVKKVFFPSTIAVFGSSTPKIDTPQYTAMEPNTIYGISKQAGEQWCQWYHKNKGLDVRSVRYPGLISYKTKAGGGTTDYAVEIFYDALAGKPYHCFLKDDTVLPMMYMPDAVRGTIELMQAPAEKITVRTAYNFAGFSFAPKDMAAAIQKHLPDFTINYTPDFRQQIAESWPQSINDSFARLDWNWQPNFNLDKTVADMLSNVKLPESVV; this comes from the coding sequence ATGACGAACGAAACTATTTTAATTACCGGAGCCTGCGGACAATTAGGCACCGAACTTACAGAAGCCCTTTGCACTATTCATAAACGTGTAATTGCTACCGATTTAAAAGATGCAGTTCCGGCATTAGGCAATACAGAGTTTAGAAAATTAGATGTACTCCACAAGCCAAGTTTGGCAGAAATAATTGAAAAGGAACATGTAACCCAAGTTTACCATTTAGCCGCCATACTTTCTGCCACTGGCGAAAAGCAACCCGAATTGGCTTGGCGCATCAACATGAAAGGCTTAAGGAATGTATTGGATACCAGTGCTGCCTTTGGTGTAAAAAAAGTTTTCTTCCCCTCTACCATAGCCGTATTTGGAAGTTCTACACCTAAAATAGATACTCCGCAATATACCGCCATGGAACCCAATACTATTTACGGTATTAGCAAACAAGCTGGCGAGCAATGGTGCCAATGGTATCATAAAAATAAAGGTTTAGATGTGCGCAGCGTGCGCTATCCGGGTTTAATTAGCTACAAAACCAAAGCAGGTGGCGGTACTACCGATTATGCCGTAGAAATTTTTTACGATGCCTTAGCCGGAAAACCTTACCACTGCTTTTTAAAAGACGATACCGTTCTGCCCATGATGTATATGCCCGATGCCGTGCGCGGCACCATAGAACTCATGCAAGCACCGGCAGAAAAAATAACCGTGCGCACCGCCTATAATTTTGCAGGCTTTAGTTTTGCGCCCAAAGATATGGCAGCAGCCATCCAGAAGCACTTACCCGATTTCACCATAAACTACACACCCGATTTTCGCCAGCAAATTGCAGAAAGTTGGCCCCAAAGCATCAACGATTCTTTTGCCCGCCTAGATTGGAATTGGCAACCAAATTTCAATTTAGATAAAACCGTGGCAGATATGCTTAGCAATGTAAAATTGCCCGAATCGGTTGTGTAA
- a CDS encoding 8-amino-7-oxononanoate synthase has protein sequence MSQSVHQYIIGKIQERKTQNTFRSLFLPEGKTDFFSNDYLGIATNRSVHHAVLQQLENTPEHTPIHGATGSRLLSGNSTLFETTEQQLATLHQTEAALLFNSGYNANLGILSALPYKNALIVYDELVHASMLDGINMSKAHSVSFKHNSIADLEEKLHTPAELKFIAIEALYSMDGDFAPLEQIIALAIKFDAAIILDEAHSTGIYGTQGEGYAQSLQLHKNIFIRIHTFGKAAGIHGAVALCTQATKEFLINYCRPFIFSTAMPPYAVHSIQCSYNFMKSKACAAQRLQLQQNIQYFKQLASETKSYQFAVSDSPIQTLFIAGNEAAKNAAMQIRSKGLEVRAILSPTVPKGTERIRICLHSFNTSEEIKYLMHTIAAIT, from the coding sequence ATGAGCCAATCTGTTCATCAATATATTATTGGGAAAATACAGGAACGCAAAACTCAAAATACATTCCGAAGCCTCTTTCTTCCCGAAGGAAAAACAGATTTTTTTTCCAACGATTATTTAGGAATTGCCACCAACCGAAGTGTGCACCACGCTGTTTTACAACAACTAGAAAACACACCAGAACACACACCTATACATGGTGCCACCGGCTCGCGTTTACTCTCCGGAAATTCTACCTTGTTTGAAACCACAGAGCAGCAACTGGCAACACTGCACCAAACAGAAGCCGCACTGCTATTCAATTCTGGTTACAATGCCAACTTAGGTATTTTAAGTGCTTTGCCCTATAAAAACGCTCTTATTGTTTACGATGAATTGGTACATGCCAGCATGTTAGACGGCATCAATATGAGCAAGGCACACTCCGTTTCTTTTAAACACAACTCCATTGCCGATTTAGAAGAAAAACTACACACCCCTGCCGAACTAAAATTTATTGCTATTGAAGCACTATACTCTATGGATGGCGATTTTGCCCCCTTAGAGCAAATTATTGCATTGGCAATAAAATTCGATGCTGCCATTATATTAGACGAAGCCCACAGCACCGGCATTTATGGCACACAAGGCGAAGGCTATGCACAAAGTTTGCAGCTGCATAAAAACATATTTATACGCATACACACTTTTGGCAAAGCGGCAGGCATACACGGAGCAGTGGCACTTTGCACCCAAGCCACCAAAGAATTTTTAATCAATTACTGCCGCCCTTTTATTTTTAGTACCGCCATGCCGCCATACGCAGTACACAGCATTCAATGCAGCTATAACTTTATGAAATCTAAAGCCTGCGCAGCACAGCGCCTGCAACTGCAACAGAACATACAATACTTTAAGCAATTGGCTAGCGAAACAAAGAGCTACCAGTTTGCAGTTTCAGATTCACCCATACAAACCCTTTTTATTGCAGGTAACGAAGCAGCCAAAAATGCAGCCATGCAAATAAGAAGTAAAGGGCTGGAAGTAAGAGCCATTCTTTCGCCCACAGTACCAAAAGGAACAGAAAGAATACGCATTTGCCTACACAGCTTCAACACAAGCGAAGAAATTAAGTATTTAATGCATACCATTGCTGCCATTACATGA
- the bioD gene encoding dethiobiotin synthase, which produces MKTQAFPKNIFVTGIGTDVGKTIAATILCRALKADYWKPVQSGSSLGTDSHFVKQFTTENTTIHPSVYNLKAPVSPHEAAALENQTIEIEKITPPYTLNKLVIEGAGGIMVPLNSETVVLDLIAEWQIPVVLVSQNYLGSINHTLLSCEMLHAAGVPIAGIIFNGIANEASENFILNYTNLPLLGKISMAKTINSDFIQAETIQLTHHLKAHGYEF; this is translated from the coding sequence ATGAAAACACAAGCATTTCCGAAAAATATCTTTGTAACCGGCATTGGCACCGATGTGGGTAAAACGATAGCGGCAACCATACTTTGCCGCGCACTAAAAGCCGATTATTGGAAACCGGTGCAAAGTGGCAGTTCTCTTGGCACCGACAGCCATTTTGTAAAGCAGTTTACTACAGAAAATACCACTATACATCCATCGGTATATAATTTAAAAGCCCCAGTTTCGCCACACGAGGCAGCAGCCTTAGAAAACCAAACCATTGAAATAGAAAAAATAACACCACCCTACACTTTAAACAAGTTGGTAATAGAAGGCGCTGGCGGCATTATGGTTCCCCTCAACAGCGAAACCGTTGTTTTAGACCTAATTGCCGAATGGCAAATACCTGTAGTGCTGGTATCGCAAAACTACCTTGGCAGCATTAACCACACCCTGCTCAGTTGCGAAATGCTGCACGCAGCAGGAGTACCAATTGCGGGAATTATTTTTAACGGCATTGCCAACGAAGCATCCGAAAATTTTATTCTAAATTATACCAATCTGCCCCTTTTAGGAAAAATAAGCATGGCAAAAACCATCAATTCCGACTTTATTCAAGCAGAAACCATACAATTAACCCACCACTTAAAGGCACACGGCTACGAATTTTAA
- the rpsE gene encoding 30S ribosomal protein S5 yields the protein MARLNVTKLKASELELKEKVVNVRRVAKVTKGGRTFSFSATVVVGNGNGIVGEGLGKAREVQEAIQKAIDDAKKNLVSVPLHNGTIPHVQHGKFGASKVMLKPATHGTGVIAGGSMRAVLESAGIKNVLAKSLGGSNPANVIKATLSALSSLRDPVTISRNRTVSLEKVFKG from the coding sequence ATGGCGCGTTTAAACGTAACAAAATTAAAAGCCAGCGAACTTGAACTGAAAGAAAAGGTAGTAAATGTTCGCAGAGTTGCCAAAGTAACTAAAGGCGGCAGAACATTCTCTTTTTCAGCTACAGTAGTAGTAGGTAATGGTAACGGAATTGTGGGCGAAGGTCTTGGAAAAGCCCGCGAGGTTCAAGAAGCAATCCAAAAAGCTATTGACGATGCTAAGAAAAACTTAGTAAGCGTTCCGCTTCACAACGGAACAATTCCTCACGTACAGCACGGAAAATTTGGAGCATCAAAAGTAATGCTAAAACCAGCTACACACGGTACCGGAGTAATTGCCGGAGGTTCTATGCGTGCAGTTTTAGAAAGTGCCGGCATTAAAAACGTATTGGCAAAATCTTTAGGCGGCTCTAACCCTGCAAACGTAATTAAGGCTACGCTTTCTGCATTAAGTAGTTTGCGCGACCCAGTTACTATTTCAAGAAACAGAACTGTTTCGTTAGAAAAAGTGTTTAAAGGTTAA
- the rpmD gene encoding 50S ribosomal protein L30: MSKVRITKVKSEIDHTGRQKRTLAALGLKKMNSSKEVELNPSIEGQITKVKHLLKVEAI, encoded by the coding sequence ATGTCTAAAGTTCGCATCACAAAAGTAAAAAGTGAAATAGACCATACCGGAAGACAAAAAAGAACGCTTGCGGCTCTTGGTTTAAAGAAAATGAACTCTTCAAAAGAAGTGGAATTGAATCCATCTATTGAAGGTCAAATAACCAAAGTAAAACACTTACTAAAGGTTGAAGCCATTTAA
- the rplO gene encoding 50S ribosomal protein L15, with amino-acid sequence MELYNLAPAEGATKTKKRLGRGQGSTTGGTAGRGHKGAQSRSGYKTKKGHEGGQMPLQRRLPKFGFKNPFRVEYTQLNLGKIQHLTEKLNLTEVTVENLRANKQLGKTELVKVLGNGELKTKVNVSVHAISESAKQKIEALGGTVTIVK; translated from the coding sequence ATGGAATTATACAATTTAGCACCTGCCGAAGGCGCAACAAAAACTAAAAAAAGATTAGGTCGCGGACAAGGAAGCACTACCGGAGGTACTGCCGGACGTGGTCATAAAGGTGCACAAAGCCGCTCTGGTTACAAAACCAAAAAAGGACACGAGGGCGGGCAAATGCCATTGCAAAGACGTTTACCTAAATTTGGATTTAAAAATCCATTCCGTGTAGAATACACACAATTGAACTTAGGTAAAATTCAGCATTTAACAGAGAAATTAAACTTAACTGAAGTTACAGTTGAAAATCTTCGCGCCAACAAACAATTAGGGAAAACCGAACTTGTAAAAGTACTAGGAAACGGTGAGTTGAAAACAAAAGTAAATGTAAGTGTTCATGCCATTAGCGAAAGTGCTAAACAAAAAATTGAGGCATTGGGCGGTACTGTTACAATTGTGAAATAA
- the secY gene encoding preprotein translocase subunit SecY, whose product MKKLIETLSNIWKIEELRQRILLTLGLILIYRVGTYITLPGIDPSALATVKSQGSGGILGLVNLFAGGAFSRASVFALGIMPYISASIAMQLLTIVVPFFQKLQKEGESGRRLINQYTRWLTVAVTTFQGMGYVVYLTSVDSEAILIPSTLFAISTVIVLTTGTLFVMWMGEKITDKGLGNGISLIIMIGILARLPESLIQEATSRLQSGGLIVFVLELAFLLVVIAGCIILVQGTRRIPVQYAKRNIVQGGRMMQAGGVRQYLPLKINAAGVMPIIFAQAIMFLPATIAQFLPGMDQNSKFLIAFNDIQSIPYNVTYFILIVAFTYFYTALIINPVQMADEMKRNNGFIPGVKPGKATAHFIDVVISRITLPGAIFLGFVSIMPALVMLVGVQQSFALFYGGSSLIIMVGVILDTLQSIETHLLNRHYDGLTSSGRIKGRQGYAMASM is encoded by the coding sequence ATGAAGAAACTTATTGAAACCCTCTCGAACATTTGGAAAATCGAGGAGCTCAGGCAGAGAATTTTACTCACGCTTGGGCTTATTTTAATTTACAGAGTTGGAACCTATATTACCCTTCCGGGTATTGACCCTAGTGCATTGGCAACTGTAAAAAGCCAAGGCAGCGGAGGTATTTTAGGCTTAGTAAACTTATTTGCAGGTGGTGCATTTAGCCGTGCCTCTGTATTTGCATTGGGTATTATGCCTTACATCTCTGCTTCTATTGCCATGCAATTGCTAACTATTGTAGTTCCTTTTTTCCAGAAGCTACAAAAAGAAGGCGAAAGCGGCAGAAGACTTATTAACCAATATACTCGTTGGCTAACCGTTGCCGTTACTACTTTCCAAGGTATGGGCTATGTGGTTTACTTAACCAGCGTAGATAGCGAGGCAATTTTAATTCCTTCTACCTTGTTTGCTATTTCAACTGTAATTGTGCTTACCACCGGAACACTTTTTGTAATGTGGATGGGAGAGAAAATTACCGATAAAGGCTTAGGCAATGGTATTTCACTCATTATTATGATTGGTATTTTGGCACGTTTGCCAGAGTCGCTTATACAAGAAGCTACTTCGCGCTTGCAAAGTGGTGGTTTAATTGTATTTGTATTGGAGTTGGCTTTCTTGCTGGTTGTAATTGCTGGTTGTATTATTTTAGTACAAGGCACTAGAAGAATTCCTGTACAATACGCTAAAAGAAATATTGTGCAAGGCGGCAGAATGATGCAAGCAGGAGGCGTTCGCCAATACCTTCCATTAAAAATAAATGCAGCTGGAGTAATGCCAATTATCTTTGCTCAAGCCATTATGTTTTTACCGGCAACTATTGCACAGTTTCTTCCAGGTATGGATCAAAACAGCAAATTCTTGATTGCCTTCAACGATATTCAATCTATTCCCTACAACGTAACTTATTTTATCCTTATTGTTGCTTTCACCTATTTCTACACTGCGTTAATTATTAACCCGGTACAAATGGCTGACGAAATGAAACGCAACAATGGATTTATTCCGGGAGTAAAACCGGGCAAAGCAACGGCTCATTTTATTGATGTGGTAATTTCTAGAATCACACTCCCCGGAGCTATTTTCTTGGGATTTGTTTCTATTATGCCTGCATTGGTAATGCTAGTAGGCGTGCAACAATCTTTTGCATTATTCTACGGAGGCAGCTCACTTATTATCATGGTGGGTGTAATTTTAGATACCTTACAAAGTATTGAAACACATTTATTGAACCGCCATTACGATGGTTTAACCTCTTCCGGCAGAATAAAAGGAAGACAAGGGTATGCCATGGCTTCTATGTAA
- the map gene encoding type I methionyl aminopeptidase codes for MGLQAKTEEELAKMRESGKLVSKVLGEIAKEIKVGKTGLELDKLAFEMISDHGAKPSFLHYHGYPYTLCISVNEAVVHGFPNNRPYEPTDIVSVDCGVYLNGYHGDMAYTFAFGEVKEPTLELMRVTKQSLYLGIEKAITNNRVGDISFAVQHFCEKEHPYTCVKELVGHGVGKELHEDPQVPNVGRRGDGKKLITNLTIAIEPMVNMGVRDVYTLEDDWTVVTRDGQPSAHFEHTVCVKPNKAEILTSFEFIEAGIKGNKELIFV; via the coding sequence ATGGGACTACAGGCAAAAACAGAAGAAGAACTTGCTAAAATGCGCGAAAGCGGCAAGTTGGTAAGTAAAGTATTGGGCGAAATTGCCAAAGAAATAAAAGTAGGCAAAACCGGTTTAGAATTAGATAAACTGGCATTTGAGATGATTAGCGACCACGGAGCAAAACCTTCGTTCTTACACTACCATGGCTATCCATACACACTTTGTATTTCGGTAAACGAGGCAGTAGTGCATGGCTTTCCCAACAACCGCCCTTATGAACCAACCGATATTGTGAGCGTAGATTGTGGCGTATATTTGAATGGCTACCACGGTGATATGGCTTATACCTTTGCCTTTGGCGAAGTAAAAGAGCCTACATTGGAACTTATGCGCGTAACTAAACAAAGTTTGTACCTGGGCATAGAAAAAGCCATTACCAATAACCGTGTAGGCGATATTTCATTTGCAGTACAACATTTTTGCGAAAAGGAACACCCATACACTTGTGTGAAAGAACTAGTTGGGCATGGCGTAGGTAAAGAACTGCACGAAGACCCGCAAGTGCCTAATGTAGGCAGAAGAGGTGACGGCAAAAAGCTAATTACCAATCTTACCATTGCCATTGAACCTATGGTGAATATGGGCGTAAGAGATGTTTATACTTTAGAAGACGACTGGACGGTAGTAACCCGAGATGGGCAACCCTCTGCTCACTTTGAACATACAGTTTGCGTAAAACCAAACAAGGCCGAAATTTTAACCTCCTTTGAATTTATTGAAGCCGGTATAAAAGGCAATAAGGAACTTATATTCGTGTAG
- a CDS encoding alkaline phosphatase, whose translation MKYVSLIVASLIVLSTAAQKVIVLGFDGMSGMGAQRTHTPHIDSLKAHGAYTYKARAVVPTMSAPNWAAMISGMPPARTTVLSNGWTRAKIANRRFCGQPKGALFPTIFKVLRTQKPTATIACVHQWKGFAPLANTEAMDTIIHTKDEFATCAQACELIKNMKPDFLFVHFDHVDHTGHTIGHFTEAYYRSIEVADSLVGVVLQAVKEASLDKETYILITADHGGIFKGHGGLTKAEFQIPWILSGPKTKKNYEIKKKVKQYDTAATLAHIFNLQIPACWKGKSVADAFAE comes from the coding sequence ATGAAGTATGTATCGCTTATTGTTGCTTCACTCATTGTATTAAGCACAGCAGCACAAAAAGTAATTGTATTGGGTTTTGATGGTATGAGCGGCATGGGTGCACAGCGAACTCATACGCCTCATATAGATTCATTGAAGGCTCATGGAGCTTATACCTACAAGGCTCGCGCAGTGGTGCCTACTATGAGTGCGCCCAACTGGGCAGCTATGATAAGCGGTATGCCACCTGCCCGCACTACTGTTCTTAGCAATGGATGGACGCGTGCTAAAATTGCCAACCGAAGATTTTGTGGACAGCCAAAGGGAGCATTGTTTCCTACAATATTTAAAGTATTGCGCACGCAGAAACCAACTGCAACTATTGCATGTGTGCATCAGTGGAAAGGCTTTGCGCCATTGGCAAACACCGAAGCTATGGATACTATTATTCACACCAAAGATGAATTTGCTACCTGTGCCCAAGCTTGCGAGCTTATTAAAAATATGAAGCCCGATTTTCTGTTTGTGCATTTCGATCATGTAGATCATACAGGGCATACCATCGGGCATTTTACCGAAGCCTATTATAGAAGTATTGAAGTAGCTGACTCCTTGGTTGGTGTGGTGCTGCAAGCAGTAAAAGAAGCCTCGTTAGACAAAGAAACTTACATACTCATTACTGCCGATCACGGAGGTATATTTAAAGGGCACGGAGGACTAACCAAAGCAGAATTTCAAATCCCGTGGATATTGAGTGGCCCCAAAACCAAGAAGAATTACGAAATAAAAAAGAAGGTAAAGCAATACGATACCGCAGCTACCTTGGCACACATTTTCAACCTTCAAATTCCTGCATGTTGGAAGGGGAAATCGGTAGCCGATGCCTTTGCGGAATAG
- a CDS encoding IS30 family transposase: MPIKDYIHTITSDNGKEFSQHEFVAKSLDASLYFATPYHSWQRGVNETYNRLLRQYFPKRLLLKTSHKNNYWLFNTNSTTEKEND; the protein is encoded by the coding sequence ATGCCTATCAAAGATTATATACACACTATCACATCTGACAACGGAAAAGAATTTTCCCAACATGAGTTTGTTGCCAAATCTTTAGACGCATCCCTTTATTTTGCCACACCTTATCATAGTTGGCAAAGAGGTGTAAACGAAACCTATAATCGGTTGCTTCGCCAATATTTCCCAAAAAGACTTCTTTTGAAGACATCACACAAGAACAACTACTGGCTGTTCAACACAAACTCAACAACAGAGAAAGAAAACGACTAG